The DNA window GATTTTTTGTATACAATTCTCTTGGTCAGCAGGTTTTCGATTCAGGAGATGATTATCAAACATCAGGAATAAAAAACTTTAGCTTCACTGGTAAAAATTTGGCTTCAGGAATATACTATTATCAAATGCATACAGAGGATAAAATATTTAACAGTAAATTTGTTTTATTGAAGTAGTGAGTTTGATTTCAAAAATTATAATTTATTTTGGAGAACTAATGAAAAGTTTTATCACGGTTCTGGTATTAGTCGTGTTCACATGGATACTAAAAGCTGAAAACCCTGAGTGGATCCAGTATTCGAGTGGTAAAAAAGCAAGTAGTGTAGCTTTTGAAGGAGATATCACATGGATTGGTACAAACGGAGGGCTGGTTAAATTAAATCAAATTACCGGAGAAATGGAGTTTTTTAATTCTACAAATTCTGAGTTACCACAGAATAATATTAATTGTATTGTAGTCGATAATGAGCACAATAAATGGATTGGTTTACGCTATGAAGGATTGGTGAAATTTGATGACGTTAACTGGACTATCTACAATCAAGAGAACTCGGAACTGCCTAATAATTACATCAATTGTATTAAAGTTGATAGCAGTCAAAACAAATGGATAGGAACACAAGGCGGTATGGCAAAATTTGATGGAGAGAATTGGGAAGTTTTTACTCAGTATAATTCAGGACTTTGTGGTAAAATTGTTGATGATATTGTATTTGATAACAACAATAACATTTGGGTAGGAACAAGTGGTGGTTTGTGCAAATATGACAATACAAATTGGACAGTATATAACTCAACAAATTCTTTATTACCTTCCAGCTCGATAAACTCTCTTTCATTTGACGAAAATTTGGATCTATGGGTTACAAGCAATTCTTTTTTAGCTAAATATGATTGGACAGATTGGACTGTTTATGATAGTAGTAATTCTTGCTTACCCGATTATTATATAGAAAATTTTTCAATTGATGAATATCA is part of the Candidatus Delongbacteria bacterium genome and encodes:
- a CDS encoding T9SS type A sorting domain-containing protein, yielding FFVYNSLGQQVFDSGDDYQTSGIKNFSFTGKNLASGIYYYQMHTEDKIFNSKFVLLK